The genome window GAGGATATTCGCAAGAGCCTCGAGCAGCTGACCCGCAAAAACGTTCAGGTCAACGTTATGGAGATCAAGCACCCGGAGCTCGATGCGCGGCTCGTTGGCCAGAACATCGTCGATCAGCTGGAGAAGCGGATTGCGTTCCGTCGCGCCATGAAGCAGGCGATTTCGCGTTCGATGAAGGCCGGTGCGCGCGGCGTGAAGGTCCAAGTCTCCGGAAGGCTCGGCGGCGCCGAGATCGCGCGGACCGAGCGCAACGCCGACGGCAAGGTTCCGCTGCATACGCTGCGGGCCGACATCGACTATGCAACCGTCGAAGCGTTTACGACGTTCGGTCGCATCGGCGTGAAAGTGTGGATCTATCGCGGCGAAGTGCTTCCGGAGCAGCCGCGCGGCGAAGGCCGAACGGAGCGCTCGGAGCGCCGCCGCGAACGCGGCGGCCGCGGGCGGCGTCCGCAAGACGGAACCTCGCGCGAATCCGCGCCGGTGGAAGTGGCGTTGCCGCCGATCCCCGTCGAGGTCGCATTGGAGCCCGCGCCGGTCGAGGCTGCATTGGAGCCCGCGCCGGTCGAGGTTGCATTGGAGCCCGCGCCGGTCGAGGCTGCATTGGAGCCCGCGCCGGTCGAGGCTGCATTGGAGCCCGCGCCGGTCGAGGTTGCGTTGGAGCCCGCGCCGGTCGAGGTTGCATTGGAGCCCGCGCCGGTCGAGGTTGCATTGGAGCCCGCGCCGGTGGAAGTGCCGCCCGTTGCTCCGCCGGACGGGAGCGCTGAATAATGTTGACACCCAAACGTGTGAAGTGGCGCAAAGCGCAACGCGGTCGCATGCGCGGCGCGGCGACGCGCGGCAGCACGCTGACGTTCGGCGAGTTCGGTTTGCAGGCGATGGAGCCGTGTTGGATGACCAATCGGCAGATCGAAGCGGCGCGAATCGCCATGACGCGGCACATCAAACGCGGCGGCAAGGTGTGGATCAAGGTCTTTCCCGACAAACCGGTGAGCAAGAAGCCTGCCGAGGTCCGAATGGGCTCGGGAAAGGGCAACCCGGAGTTCTGGGTCGCGGTCGTGCGGCCGGGCCGCGTGCTCTTCGAGTTGGCCGGCGTCGAGCCGGTGACGGCGCGCGAGGCGCTGCAGCGCGCCGCTTCGAAGCTGCCGATCGGGACGAGAATCATCACTCGCGAGGAGGCGCGCACGTGAAACACAACGCGCTTGGGGAGCTTCGAAGCTTGAGTGTTCCGGAGCTCGAACGCAAGGCAAAGGAGACGAAGGAGGAGCTCTTCACCCTGCGCTTTGCCCTTCGAACCGGGCATCTCACGGACTTTAGTAAAGTGCGTGAGACGCGCCGTTCCTACGCGCAAATCCAGACGGTCATTTGCGAAAAGAAGATAACGGAG of Candidatus Dormiibacterota bacterium contains these proteins:
- the rplP gene encoding 50S ribosomal protein L16, coding for MLTPKRVKWRKAQRGRMRGAATRGSTLTFGEFGLQAMEPCWMTNRQIEAARIAMTRHIKRGGKVWIKVFPDKPVSKKPAEVRMGSGKGNPEFWVAVVRPGRVLFELAGVEPVTAREALQRAASKLPIGTRIITREEART
- the rpmC gene encoding 50S ribosomal protein L29, producing the protein MKHNALGELRSLSVPELERKAKETKEELFTLRFALRTGHLTDFSKVRETRRSYAQIQTVICEKKITERDGAA